A window of the Helianthus annuus cultivar XRQ/B chromosome 4, HanXRQr2.0-SUNRISE, whole genome shotgun sequence genome harbors these coding sequences:
- the LOC110937714 gene encoding F-box/kelch-repeat protein At3g23880, with protein MISKTLPHDRWSRPFADHSMSIFDLPEEIIFDILSRLPTKSLISFRCVCTSAPPLISHPSFTQRHLSSAADADRTFIYGESLDNITHFYSLRSPATYQETLKLQSPYNSVHGGYRRVAGSNKGLICLFDTNEYSSIGTLILWNPSIDKFKIVDGPHNVLNAFSHYVLGFGFVSRTLEFKVVEIIYNSKTKNNTVLVYSLSTNSWEKKEHVSAPCYLTNWSDNVNVFVNGFVNWLVYFEATAGGSHSYVIMAFDLDNERFRLLDLPRNIVPDCYSEVSIASYGDTSALSLSFCGKYYEQGVKFDVWVMGDYGLVDSWKKVFVVSLFRLSIAPLLMKSEREVLIVMKGGRLMLLDAIENEVQDLNMRGAASFFRAISYTPSLALLHGQRRIYRRVNGIKHLQSSLLDYEPLC; from the coding sequence ATGATTTCCAAAACCCTCCCCCATGACCGTTGGTCTCGTCCATTTGCTGATCATTCAATGTCCATCTTCGACCTCCCTGAAGAAATCATCTTCGACATCCTTTCTCGTCTTCCCACCAAATCCCTGATCTCTTTCCGATGCGTTTGCACGTCAGCCCCTCCGTTGATCTCTCACCCTTCTTTCACCCAGCGCCACCTCTCTTCCGCCGCCGACGCCGACCGCACCTTCATCTACGGTGAATCCCTCGATAACATTACACACTTCTACTCCCTCCGCTCTCCAGCCACCTACCAAGAAACCCTCAAACTTCAATCCCCTTACAATAGCGTTCATGGTGGGTACCGACGAGTTGCCGGATCCAACAAGGGTTTAATCTGTTTGTTCGATACAAATGAATATTCAAGCATCGGTACGCTAATTCTCTGGAACCCTAGTATTGACAAGTTCAAGATTGTCGATGGCCCTCATAATGTTCTCAATGCATTTTCCCATTATGTGTTGGGGTTTGGTTTTGTTTCCAGGACTTTGGAGTTTAAGGTTGTTGAAATTATTTATAATTCCAAAACGAAAAACAACACTGTGTTGGTTTACTCACTTAGTACCAACTCATGGGAGAAAAAGGAACACGTGAGTGCACCTTGTTATTTGACTAATTGGTCTGATAACGTCAACGTGTTTGTGAATGGTTTTGTGAATTGGTTGGTTTATTTCGAAGCGACGGCGGGCGGCTCACATTCATATGTTATCATGGCATTTGACTTGGACAACGAGAGGTTTCGACTTCTTGACTTACCGAGAAATATTGTGCCTGATTGTTATAGTGAAGTAAGCATAGCTTCATATGGGGATACATCGGCTTTATCTTTGTCATTCTGTGGTAAATATTATGAGCAGGGTGTAAAATTTGATGTTTGGGTGATGGGAGATTATGGATTAGTGGATTCTTGGAAAAAGGTTTTTGTGGTTTCGCTGTTTAGATTGTCGATTGCGCCGTTGTTGATGAAAAGCGAACGTGAAGTTTTGATTGTGATGAAAGGTGGAAGGCTTATGTTGCTTGATGCAATCGAGAATGAGGTGCAAGATCTCAATATGCGAGGTGCGGCTAGTTTTTTCCGTGCTATTAGTTATACTCCTAGTCTAGCTCTGCTTCATGGTCAGCGGCGGATTTACAGGAGGGTCAACGGAATCAAACATCTGCAGTCTTCTTTGCTTGATTACGAACCCCTCTGTTAA